A single region of the Euwallacea similis isolate ESF13 chromosome 22, ESF131.1, whole genome shotgun sequence genome encodes:
- the Prosap gene encoding SH3 and multiple ankyrin repeat domains protein 2 isoform X3 → MSNNGFIENFSLSEIKFSICDIHLAKMEEEDELMRGGPQDSGYLLVRINVPELSVQKCLQFPRDQLVWDVKQQCLAALPKVASWFRELKESFNYGLFFPPENGRAGKFLDEERRLGDYPFNGPVGYLELKYKRRVYKMITLDEKQLKSLHTRANLRRFLDYVQNGQVEKITKMCSKGLDPNFHCQESGETPLTIATGIKKPDKVLMALVNGGAILDYRTKDGSTALHRAVEHRSVEALKTLLELGASPNYKDNKGLTPLYFTISPNVDPVFAETLLHDHATTGAADTQGWQEVHQACKHGLFKHLEHLLFYGADMNAHNASGNTPLHVCAVNGQDSCARQLLFRGADRQALNYANQTPCQVAVIAGNMELVELIQNYRQEDVVPFRGPPSYNPKRRSAVGLLTRAPSLSTLHLPPSPCPSDRSSLPFSSASSSLSDGSVPPEMDTASIVTDKSLGDASDIISDSSGVGTANSDTTNCSMSMPGSTVVCVESYSPKEKGHISIREGELIEVTGATDDGYLEGNVRSSGNRSGLFPAHCVQEVKLRHTIQAPMIVARDARIPVPSQSGSRVVGRRESTSKQFATAPRSKKPYSPMCLEPRTVVLHKGRKGFGFILRGAKAMSPLMEMTPSDLKCPALQYLDDVDPGGVADMAGLKKGDFLLRINNEDVSSASHEHVVDLIRKSGNLVQMTVITWDPPTAHGTMHMSRSANLPSGDFPDNPGSRQFSTLPRKMGGVMGSIGRPAQAPLPPRRDPKTTLSIGRARAKSLVAGLGGDRDETDDMAKSSSAESIQQTPCGTGTSTPVQPRTASIRQRPTSTRMGHTALEDLFHKQQQDLDSTNQNCNINFETISISSTGSGTKGRVYASVAEMKRNRSKVKSKFIDIFGGQELRRTFHSTPDLAQEVAYLTNSQTLPNIKNHRSQEDLGVIMGVNRNLPPPNHPPPPPPQQVLKFEIPRPRSENLQGRDAISEGIASSFNPSANAKLYAAPDDLKTVAYRSKSNASQSSRPILRKSQSLKQTQYQSSLNTSGPAAPCISSQIQTNPYAQPFRTARSNSTASNRTKRKKIPTSKSASNIVQLGHAGPPTTPEPDYSCTDSEEEVEVEQRDLTGLAGRLSSVQLQPVENSGNSNTSGSSSGSNSVPHSFSVEEIQKTRSQLKSSKSYPDDFFKKQNASSAKMEAAEDGDNSSSGVSSDQEITTVSSSEYHTTTDAALKIQRPQASLLKRHAVSLAQLPPPIENENDEKEEFCLPPPPEFNESQAALMTAEELVVAPPPQFSDNRQVTRVRIVGAVPKGVPALNKAQPKMKQGRLHSQ, encoded by the exons GTGGCAAGTTGGTTCCGG GAACTTAAGGAAAGCTTCAACTATGGCCTGTTTTTCCCTCCGGAGAATGGCAGAGCTGGCAAGTTTCTGGATGAGGAACGACGCCTCGGAGACTATCCCTTTAATGGACCTGTGGGCTATCTCGAG CTCAAGTATAAGCGTCGAGTTTATAAAATGATCACTTTGGACGAAAAACAGctgaaaagtttgcacactagGGCAAATCTTCGCCGATTCCTGGATTACGTTCAGAATGGGCAGGTAgagaaaattacgaaaatgtGCTCGAAGGGACTGGATCCGAATTTCCATTGCCAGGAATCGGGAG aaacACCTTTAACTATCGCCACAGGCATAAAGAAACCTGACAAAGTGCTCATGGCTCTGGTGAATGGAGGGGCGATCCTGGATTACCGAACCAAAGACGGTTCCACGGCCCTACATCGAGCTGTGGAACACAGAAGTGTAGAGGCTCTCAAGACCTTATTAGAGCTGGGAGCCTCTCCCAATTACAAGGACAACAAAGGGCTCACTCCTCTCTATTTCACCATAAGCCCTAATGTGGATCCGGTGTTTGCAGAAACCCTTCTGCATGACCACGCGACGACTGGGGCTGCAGACACCCAGGGATGGCAAGAGGTTCATCAG GCGTGCAAACACGGCCTATTCAAGCACCTCGAGCATCTCTTGTTCTATGGCGCAGACATGAATGCGCATAATGCGTCCGGAAACACGCCCCTTCATGTGTGCGCAGTCAACGGACAGGACTCTTGCGCGCGTCAATTATTATTCCGCGGCGCAGATCGACAGGCGCTCAACTACGCTAATCAGACGCCCTGTCAAGTAGCTGTGATAGCTGGCAACATGGAGCTGGTTGAGCTGATCCAAAATTATCGGCAAGAGGATGTTG TCCCTTTTCGCGGACCCCCCAGCTACAACCCCAAAAGGCGTAGCGCCGTTGGATTGTTGACCAGAGCTCCCTCATTGAGCACCCTCCATTTACCACCCTCTCCCTGTCCTAGTGACCGATCCTCCCTCCCTTTTAGCTCTGCCAGTTCTAGTCTCAGCGACGGAAGTGTCCCTCCAGAGATGGATACTGCCAGCATCGTTACAG ACAAAAGTCTCGGCGACGCTAGCGACATCATCAGTGATAGTTCTGGAGTGGGTACTGCCAACTCAGATACCACGAACTGCAGCATGTCCATGCCCGGAAGTACTGTGGTTTGCGTGGAATCTTATTCTCCCAAGGAAAAGGGCCATATTAGTATCAGGGAGGGAGAACTGATTGAGG TGACTGGAGCTACAGATGACGGTTACCTCGAAGGCAACGTTCGCAGTTCTGGCAACCGTTCCGGACTGTTTCCGGCCCATTGCGTCCAAGAAGTCAAATTACGGCACACAATCCAGGCCCCCATGATCGTTGCGCGTGACGCCAGAATTCCAGTGCCATCTCAATCTGGGAGTCGTGTAGTCGGGAGGCGAGAGAGTACGTCCAAGCAATTCGCCACAGCTCCCAGATCCAAAAAACC ATATTCTCCAATGTGTTTGGAGCCTCGAACCGTGGTCCTCCACAAAGGAAGAAAAGGGTTCGGGTTTATTCTTCGAGGAGCCAAAGCCATGTCGCCCTTAATGGAAATGACCCCGTCCGACCTCAAGTGTCCTGCCCTACAATACCTAGATGATGTCGATCCGGGTGGAGTGGCCGATATGGCAGGTTTAAAAAAGGGCGACTTTTTACTGAGGATAAATAACGAGGACGTATCGTCAGCGTCACACGAGCATGTGGTTGACCTAATCCGAAAATCTGGAAACTTGGTCCAAATGACGGTTATTACGTGGGATCCGCCCACCGCACACGGCACAATGCACATGAGCAGATCGGCAAATCTGCCCTCCGGTGATTTCCCAGACAATCCAGGCTCGAGGCAATTCTCCACTCTACCTCGAAAGATGGGCGGTGTGATGGGCAGTATAGGACGGCCTGCACAAGCGCCTTTGCCGCCCAGGAGAGATCCCAAAACCACGCTGAGTATTGGTAGAGCTCGGGCGAAAAGTCTAGTTGCCGGATTAG GAGGAGATAGAGACGAGACTGATGACATGGCTAAATCAAGTTCTGCGGAATCGATCCAGCAGACGCCTTGCGGCACTGGGACCTCCACCCCAGTCCAGCCTAGAACTGCGTCCATAAGACAAAGACCCACCTCTACAAGGATGGGGCACACGGCCCTGGAAGATCTCTTCCACAAGCAACAGCAGGATTTGGATAGTACAAACCAGAATTGTAATATTAACTTCGAAACTATTAGCATTAGCAGCACGGGATCCGGGACGAAGGGCAGGGTATATGCTAGTGTGGCTGAAATGAAACGTAATAGGTCCAAG gttaaatcaaaattcatcgACATCTTTGGTGGTCAAGAACTGCGCAGGACCTTCCACAGCACCCCAGATCTGGCCCAGGAAGTGGCTTATTTGACCAATTCCCAAACATTGCCCAACATAAAGAACCATCGAAGTCAAGAGGACCTGGGCGTGATTATGGGAGTCAATCGAAATCTGCCTCCTCCCAATCATCCGCCTCCACCTCCACCTCAACAGGTTCTCAAGTTTGAAATACCTAGACCCAGatctgaaaatttgcaagGCAGAGATGCAATATCTGAAG gtaTCGCATCATCTTTCAATCCTTCGGCAAATGCAAAGCTCTACGCTGCTCCAGATGATCTGAAAACTGTAGCTTATAGGTCGAAAAGTAATGCTTCGCAATCGTCCAGGCCAATTTTACGGAAGTCTCAGAGCTTGAAGCAGACGCAATATCAATCTTCGTTGAATACCTCCGGACCGGCCGCGCCTTGCATATCCAGCCAAATTCAGACGAATCCCTATGCTCAGCCATTCCGGACTGCTAGGTCAAATTCCACAGCAAGCAATAGgaccaaaaggaaaaaaatcccAACAAGCAAATCGGCATCGAATATTGTGCAATTAGGACATGCAGGTCCTCCGACCACGCCGGAACCAGACTACAGCTGTACAGACTCCGAAGAGGAGGTAGAAGTTGAGCAGAGGGATCTCACCGGATTAGCCGGCCGACTGTCTTCAGTGCAATTACAACCCGTGGAAAATAGCGGAAATAGTAACACAAG CGGCAGCAGTTCAGGAAGTAACTCAGTGCCTCACAGTTTTAGTGTagaagaaattcaaaaaactagGTCTCAACTGAAATCGTCAAAGTCCTATCCCGacgattttttcaagaaacaaaaCGCTTCGAGTGCGAAGATGGAAGCAGCAGAAGATGGGGATAATAGTTCCTCGGGAGTAAGTTCCGACCAGGAAATCACCACCGTTTCCAGTTCAGAGTACCATACAACCACCGATGCTGCTCTTAAAATTCAAAGGCCACAAGCCA GTCTTCTTAAAAGACACGCAGTCTCTCTGGCCCAATTACCGCCCCCGATTGAAAACGAAAACGAcgaaaaagaagaattttgTTTACCACCCCCTCCAGAGTTCAACGAAAGTCAAGCGGCTCTAATGACAGCCGAAGAACTTGTTGTAGCTCCTCCACCTCAGTTCAGCGATAACCGACAGGTTACCAGG GTTCGAATAGTCGGTGCTGTTCCTAAAGGGGTTCCTGCACTCAACAAAGCTCAACCAAAAATGAAGCAAGGCCGTCTACATAGCCAATAA
- the Prosap gene encoding SH3 and multiple ankyrin repeat domains protein 2 isoform X6, translating to MSNNGFIENFSLSEIKFSICDIHLAKMEEEDELMRGGPQDSGYLLVRINVPELSVQKCLQFPRDQLVWDVKQQCLAALPKVASWFRELKESFNYGLFFPPENGRAGKFLDEERRLGDYPFNGPVGYLELKYKRRVYKMITLDEKQLKSLHTRANLRRFLDYVQNGQVEKITKMCSKGLDPNFHCQESGETPLTIATGIKKPDKVLMALVNGGAILDYRTKDGSTALHRAVEHRSVEALKTLLELGASPNYKDNKGLTPLYFTISPNVDPVFAETLLHDHATTGAADTQGWQEVHQACKHGLFKHLEHLLFYGADMNAHNASGNTPLHVCAVNGQDSCARQLLFRGADRQALNYANQTPCQVAVIAGNMELVELIQNYRQEDVDKSLGDASDIISDSSGVGTANSDTTNCSMSMPGSTVVCVESYSPKEKGHISIREGELIEVTGATDDGYLEGNVRSSGNRSGLFPAHCVQEVKLRHTIQAPMIVARDARIPVPSQSGSRVVGRRESTSKQFATAPRSKKPYSPMCLEPRTVVLHKGRKGFGFILRGAKAMSPLMEMTPSDLKCPALQYLDDVDPGGVADMAGLKKGDFLLRINNEDVSSASHEHVVDLIRKSGNLVQMTVITWDPPTAHGTMHMSRSANLPSGDFPDNPGSRQFSTLPRKMGGVMGSIGRPAQAPLPPRRDPKTTLSIGRARAKSLVAGLGGDRDETDDMAKSSSAESIQQTPCGTGTSTPVQPRTASIRQRPTSTRMGHTALEDLFHKQQQDLDSTNQNCNINFETISISSTGSGTKGRVYASVAEMKRNRSKVKSKFIDIFGGQELRRTFHSTPDLAQEVAYLTNSQTLPNIKNHRSQEDLGVIMGVNRNLPPPNHPPPPPPQQVLKFEIPRPRSENLQGRDAISEGIASSFNPSANAKLYAAPDDLKTVAYRSKSNASQSSRPILRKSQSLKQTQYQSSLNTSGPAAPCISSQIQTNPYAQPFRTARSNSTASNRTKRKKIPTSKSASNIVQLGHAGPPTTPEPDYSCTDSEEEVEVEQRDLTGLAGRLSSVQLQPVENSGNSNTSGSSSGSNSVPHSFSVEEIQKTRSQLKSSKSYPDDFFKKQNASSAKMEAAEDGDNSSSGVSSDQEITTVSSSEYHTTTDAALKIQRPQASLLKRHAVSLAQLPPPIENENDEKEEFCLPPPPEFNESQAALMTAEELVVAPPPQFSDNRQVTRVRIVGAVPKGVPALNKAQPKMKQGRLHSQ from the exons GTGGCAAGTTGGTTCCGG GAACTTAAGGAAAGCTTCAACTATGGCCTGTTTTTCCCTCCGGAGAATGGCAGAGCTGGCAAGTTTCTGGATGAGGAACGACGCCTCGGAGACTATCCCTTTAATGGACCTGTGGGCTATCTCGAG CTCAAGTATAAGCGTCGAGTTTATAAAATGATCACTTTGGACGAAAAACAGctgaaaagtttgcacactagGGCAAATCTTCGCCGATTCCTGGATTACGTTCAGAATGGGCAGGTAgagaaaattacgaaaatgtGCTCGAAGGGACTGGATCCGAATTTCCATTGCCAGGAATCGGGAG aaacACCTTTAACTATCGCCACAGGCATAAAGAAACCTGACAAAGTGCTCATGGCTCTGGTGAATGGAGGGGCGATCCTGGATTACCGAACCAAAGACGGTTCCACGGCCCTACATCGAGCTGTGGAACACAGAAGTGTAGAGGCTCTCAAGACCTTATTAGAGCTGGGAGCCTCTCCCAATTACAAGGACAACAAAGGGCTCACTCCTCTCTATTTCACCATAAGCCCTAATGTGGATCCGGTGTTTGCAGAAACCCTTCTGCATGACCACGCGACGACTGGGGCTGCAGACACCCAGGGATGGCAAGAGGTTCATCAG GCGTGCAAACACGGCCTATTCAAGCACCTCGAGCATCTCTTGTTCTATGGCGCAGACATGAATGCGCATAATGCGTCCGGAAACACGCCCCTTCATGTGTGCGCAGTCAACGGACAGGACTCTTGCGCGCGTCAATTATTATTCCGCGGCGCAGATCGACAGGCGCTCAACTACGCTAATCAGACGCCCTGTCAAGTAGCTGTGATAGCTGGCAACATGGAGCTGGTTGAGCTGATCCAAAATTATCGGCAAGAGGATGTTG ACAAAAGTCTCGGCGACGCTAGCGACATCATCAGTGATAGTTCTGGAGTGGGTACTGCCAACTCAGATACCACGAACTGCAGCATGTCCATGCCCGGAAGTACTGTGGTTTGCGTGGAATCTTATTCTCCCAAGGAAAAGGGCCATATTAGTATCAGGGAGGGAGAACTGATTGAGG TGACTGGAGCTACAGATGACGGTTACCTCGAAGGCAACGTTCGCAGTTCTGGCAACCGTTCCGGACTGTTTCCGGCCCATTGCGTCCAAGAAGTCAAATTACGGCACACAATCCAGGCCCCCATGATCGTTGCGCGTGACGCCAGAATTCCAGTGCCATCTCAATCTGGGAGTCGTGTAGTCGGGAGGCGAGAGAGTACGTCCAAGCAATTCGCCACAGCTCCCAGATCCAAAAAACC ATATTCTCCAATGTGTTTGGAGCCTCGAACCGTGGTCCTCCACAAAGGAAGAAAAGGGTTCGGGTTTATTCTTCGAGGAGCCAAAGCCATGTCGCCCTTAATGGAAATGACCCCGTCCGACCTCAAGTGTCCTGCCCTACAATACCTAGATGATGTCGATCCGGGTGGAGTGGCCGATATGGCAGGTTTAAAAAAGGGCGACTTTTTACTGAGGATAAATAACGAGGACGTATCGTCAGCGTCACACGAGCATGTGGTTGACCTAATCCGAAAATCTGGAAACTTGGTCCAAATGACGGTTATTACGTGGGATCCGCCCACCGCACACGGCACAATGCACATGAGCAGATCGGCAAATCTGCCCTCCGGTGATTTCCCAGACAATCCAGGCTCGAGGCAATTCTCCACTCTACCTCGAAAGATGGGCGGTGTGATGGGCAGTATAGGACGGCCTGCACAAGCGCCTTTGCCGCCCAGGAGAGATCCCAAAACCACGCTGAGTATTGGTAGAGCTCGGGCGAAAAGTCTAGTTGCCGGATTAG GAGGAGATAGAGACGAGACTGATGACATGGCTAAATCAAGTTCTGCGGAATCGATCCAGCAGACGCCTTGCGGCACTGGGACCTCCACCCCAGTCCAGCCTAGAACTGCGTCCATAAGACAAAGACCCACCTCTACAAGGATGGGGCACACGGCCCTGGAAGATCTCTTCCACAAGCAACAGCAGGATTTGGATAGTACAAACCAGAATTGTAATATTAACTTCGAAACTATTAGCATTAGCAGCACGGGATCCGGGACGAAGGGCAGGGTATATGCTAGTGTGGCTGAAATGAAACGTAATAGGTCCAAG gttaaatcaaaattcatcgACATCTTTGGTGGTCAAGAACTGCGCAGGACCTTCCACAGCACCCCAGATCTGGCCCAGGAAGTGGCTTATTTGACCAATTCCCAAACATTGCCCAACATAAAGAACCATCGAAGTCAAGAGGACCTGGGCGTGATTATGGGAGTCAATCGAAATCTGCCTCCTCCCAATCATCCGCCTCCACCTCCACCTCAACAGGTTCTCAAGTTTGAAATACCTAGACCCAGatctgaaaatttgcaagGCAGAGATGCAATATCTGAAG gtaTCGCATCATCTTTCAATCCTTCGGCAAATGCAAAGCTCTACGCTGCTCCAGATGATCTGAAAACTGTAGCTTATAGGTCGAAAAGTAATGCTTCGCAATCGTCCAGGCCAATTTTACGGAAGTCTCAGAGCTTGAAGCAGACGCAATATCAATCTTCGTTGAATACCTCCGGACCGGCCGCGCCTTGCATATCCAGCCAAATTCAGACGAATCCCTATGCTCAGCCATTCCGGACTGCTAGGTCAAATTCCACAGCAAGCAATAGgaccaaaaggaaaaaaatcccAACAAGCAAATCGGCATCGAATATTGTGCAATTAGGACATGCAGGTCCTCCGACCACGCCGGAACCAGACTACAGCTGTACAGACTCCGAAGAGGAGGTAGAAGTTGAGCAGAGGGATCTCACCGGATTAGCCGGCCGACTGTCTTCAGTGCAATTACAACCCGTGGAAAATAGCGGAAATAGTAACACAAG CGGCAGCAGTTCAGGAAGTAACTCAGTGCCTCACAGTTTTAGTGTagaagaaattcaaaaaactagGTCTCAACTGAAATCGTCAAAGTCCTATCCCGacgattttttcaagaaacaaaaCGCTTCGAGTGCGAAGATGGAAGCAGCAGAAGATGGGGATAATAGTTCCTCGGGAGTAAGTTCCGACCAGGAAATCACCACCGTTTCCAGTTCAGAGTACCATACAACCACCGATGCTGCTCTTAAAATTCAAAGGCCACAAGCCA GTCTTCTTAAAAGACACGCAGTCTCTCTGGCCCAATTACCGCCCCCGATTGAAAACGAAAACGAcgaaaaagaagaattttgTTTACCACCCCCTCCAGAGTTCAACGAAAGTCAAGCGGCTCTAATGACAGCCGAAGAACTTGTTGTAGCTCCTCCACCTCAGTTCAGCGATAACCGACAGGTTACCAGG GTTCGAATAGTCGGTGCTGTTCCTAAAGGGGTTCCTGCACTCAACAAAGCTCAACCAAAAATGAAGCAAGGCCGTCTACATAGCCAATAA
- the Prosap gene encoding SH3 and multiple ankyrin repeat domains protein 2 isoform X5 — translation MEEEDELMRGGPQDSGYLLVRINVPELSVQKCLQFPRDQLVWDVKQQCLAALPKVASWFRELKESFNYGLFFPPENGRAGKFLDEERRLGDYPFNGPVGYLELKYKRRVYKMITLDEKQLKSLHTRANLRRFLDYVQNGQVEKITKMCSKGLDPNFHCQESGETPLTIATGIKKPDKVLMALVNGGAILDYRTKDGSTALHRAVEHRSVEALKTLLELGASPNYKDNKGLTPLYFTISPNVDPVFAETLLHDHATTGAADTQGWQEVHQACKHGLFKHLEHLLFYGADMNAHNASGNTPLHVCAVNGQDSCARQLLFRGADRQALNYANQTPCQVAVIAGNMELVELIQNYRQEDVVPFRGPPSYNPKRRSAVGLLTRAPSLSTLHLPPSPCPSDRSSLPFSSASSSLSDGSVPPEMDTASIVTVLALGVTDKSLGDASDIISDSSGVGTANSDTTNCSMSMPGSTVVCVESYSPKEKGHISIREGELIEVTGATDDGYLEGNVRSSGNRSGLFPAHCVQEVKLRHTIQAPMIVARDARIPVPSQSGSRVVGRRESTSKQFATAPRSKKPYSPMCLEPRTVVLHKGRKGFGFILRGAKAMSPLMEMTPSDLKCPALQYLDDVDPGGVADMAGLKKGDFLLRINNEDVSSASHEHVVDLIRKSGNLVQMTVITWDPPTAHGTMHMSRSANLPSGDFPDNPGSRQFSTLPRKMGGVMGSIGRPAQAPLPPRRDPKTTLSIGRARAKSLVAGLGGDRDETDDMAKSSSAESIQQTPCGTGTSTPVQPRTASIRQRPTSTRMGHTALEDLFHKQQQDLDSTNQNCNINFETISISSTGSGTKGRVYASVAEMKRNRSKVKSKFIDIFGGQELRRTFHSTPDLAQEVAYLTNSQTLPNIKNHRSQEDLGVIMGVNRNLPPPNHPPPPPPQQVLKFEIPRPRSENLQGRDAISEGIASSFNPSANAKLYAAPDDLKTVAYRSKSNASQSSRPILRKSQSLKQTQYQSSLNTSGPAAPCISSQIQTNPYAQPFRTARSNSTASNRTKRKKIPTSKSASNIVQLGHAGPPTTPEPDYSCTDSEEEVEVEQRDLTGLAGRLSSVQLQPVENSGNSNTSGSSSGSNSVPHSFSVEEIQKTRSQLKSSKSYPDDFFKKQNASSAKMEAAEDGDNSSSGVSSDQEITTVSSSEYHTTTDAALKIQRPQASLLKRHAVSLAQLPPPIENENDEKEEFCLPPPPEFNESQAALMTAEELVVAPPPQFSDNRQVTRVRIVGAVPKGVPALNKAQPKMKQGRLHSQ, via the exons GTGGCAAGTTGGTTCCGG GAACTTAAGGAAAGCTTCAACTATGGCCTGTTTTTCCCTCCGGAGAATGGCAGAGCTGGCAAGTTTCTGGATGAGGAACGACGCCTCGGAGACTATCCCTTTAATGGACCTGTGGGCTATCTCGAG CTCAAGTATAAGCGTCGAGTTTATAAAATGATCACTTTGGACGAAAAACAGctgaaaagtttgcacactagGGCAAATCTTCGCCGATTCCTGGATTACGTTCAGAATGGGCAGGTAgagaaaattacgaaaatgtGCTCGAAGGGACTGGATCCGAATTTCCATTGCCAGGAATCGGGAG aaacACCTTTAACTATCGCCACAGGCATAAAGAAACCTGACAAAGTGCTCATGGCTCTGGTGAATGGAGGGGCGATCCTGGATTACCGAACCAAAGACGGTTCCACGGCCCTACATCGAGCTGTGGAACACAGAAGTGTAGAGGCTCTCAAGACCTTATTAGAGCTGGGAGCCTCTCCCAATTACAAGGACAACAAAGGGCTCACTCCTCTCTATTTCACCATAAGCCCTAATGTGGATCCGGTGTTTGCAGAAACCCTTCTGCATGACCACGCGACGACTGGGGCTGCAGACACCCAGGGATGGCAAGAGGTTCATCAG GCGTGCAAACACGGCCTATTCAAGCACCTCGAGCATCTCTTGTTCTATGGCGCAGACATGAATGCGCATAATGCGTCCGGAAACACGCCCCTTCATGTGTGCGCAGTCAACGGACAGGACTCTTGCGCGCGTCAATTATTATTCCGCGGCGCAGATCGACAGGCGCTCAACTACGCTAATCAGACGCCCTGTCAAGTAGCTGTGATAGCTGGCAACATGGAGCTGGTTGAGCTGATCCAAAATTATCGGCAAGAGGATGTTG TCCCTTTTCGCGGACCCCCCAGCTACAACCCCAAAAGGCGTAGCGCCGTTGGATTGTTGACCAGAGCTCCCTCATTGAGCACCCTCCATTTACCACCCTCTCCCTGTCCTAGTGACCGATCCTCCCTCCCTTTTAGCTCTGCCAGTTCTAGTCTCAGCGACGGAAGTGTCCCTCCAGAGATGGATACTGCCAGCATCGTTACAG TGCTTGCACTGGGTGTTACAGACAAAAGTCTCGGCGACGCTAGCGACATCATCAGTGATAGTTCTGGAGTGGGTACTGCCAACTCAGATACCACGAACTGCAGCATGTCCATGCCCGGAAGTACTGTGGTTTGCGTGGAATCTTATTCTCCCAAGGAAAAGGGCCATATTAGTATCAGGGAGGGAGAACTGATTGAGG TGACTGGAGCTACAGATGACGGTTACCTCGAAGGCAACGTTCGCAGTTCTGGCAACCGTTCCGGACTGTTTCCGGCCCATTGCGTCCAAGAAGTCAAATTACGGCACACAATCCAGGCCCCCATGATCGTTGCGCGTGACGCCAGAATTCCAGTGCCATCTCAATCTGGGAGTCGTGTAGTCGGGAGGCGAGAGAGTACGTCCAAGCAATTCGCCACAGCTCCCAGATCCAAAAAACC ATATTCTCCAATGTGTTTGGAGCCTCGAACCGTGGTCCTCCACAAAGGAAGAAAAGGGTTCGGGTTTATTCTTCGAGGAGCCAAAGCCATGTCGCCCTTAATGGAAATGACCCCGTCCGACCTCAAGTGTCCTGCCCTACAATACCTAGATGATGTCGATCCGGGTGGAGTGGCCGATATGGCAGGTTTAAAAAAGGGCGACTTTTTACTGAGGATAAATAACGAGGACGTATCGTCAGCGTCACACGAGCATGTGGTTGACCTAATCCGAAAATCTGGAAACTTGGTCCAAATGACGGTTATTACGTGGGATCCGCCCACCGCACACGGCACAATGCACATGAGCAGATCGGCAAATCTGCCCTCCGGTGATTTCCCAGACAATCCAGGCTCGAGGCAATTCTCCACTCTACCTCGAAAGATGGGCGGTGTGATGGGCAGTATAGGACGGCCTGCACAAGCGCCTTTGCCGCCCAGGAGAGATCCCAAAACCACGCTGAGTATTGGTAGAGCTCGGGCGAAAAGTCTAGTTGCCGGATTAG GAGGAGATAGAGACGAGACTGATGACATGGCTAAATCAAGTTCTGCGGAATCGATCCAGCAGACGCCTTGCGGCACTGGGACCTCCACCCCAGTCCAGCCTAGAACTGCGTCCATAAGACAAAGACCCACCTCTACAAGGATGGGGCACACGGCCCTGGAAGATCTCTTCCACAAGCAACAGCAGGATTTGGATAGTACAAACCAGAATTGTAATATTAACTTCGAAACTATTAGCATTAGCAGCACGGGATCCGGGACGAAGGGCAGGGTATATGCTAGTGTGGCTGAAATGAAACGTAATAGGTCCAAG gttaaatcaaaattcatcgACATCTTTGGTGGTCAAGAACTGCGCAGGACCTTCCACAGCACCCCAGATCTGGCCCAGGAAGTGGCTTATTTGACCAATTCCCAAACATTGCCCAACATAAAGAACCATCGAAGTCAAGAGGACCTGGGCGTGATTATGGGAGTCAATCGAAATCTGCCTCCTCCCAATCATCCGCCTCCACCTCCACCTCAACAGGTTCTCAAGTTTGAAATACCTAGACCCAGatctgaaaatttgcaagGCAGAGATGCAATATCTGAAG gtaTCGCATCATCTTTCAATCCTTCGGCAAATGCAAAGCTCTACGCTGCTCCAGATGATCTGAAAACTGTAGCTTATAGGTCGAAAAGTAATGCTTCGCAATCGTCCAGGCCAATTTTACGGAAGTCTCAGAGCTTGAAGCAGACGCAATATCAATCTTCGTTGAATACCTCCGGACCGGCCGCGCCTTGCATATCCAGCCAAATTCAGACGAATCCCTATGCTCAGCCATTCCGGACTGCTAGGTCAAATTCCACAGCAAGCAATAGgaccaaaaggaaaaaaatcccAACAAGCAAATCGGCATCGAATATTGTGCAATTAGGACATGCAGGTCCTCCGACCACGCCGGAACCAGACTACAGCTGTACAGACTCCGAAGAGGAGGTAGAAGTTGAGCAGAGGGATCTCACCGGATTAGCCGGCCGACTGTCTTCAGTGCAATTACAACCCGTGGAAAATAGCGGAAATAGTAACACAAG CGGCAGCAGTTCAGGAAGTAACTCAGTGCCTCACAGTTTTAGTGTagaagaaattcaaaaaactagGTCTCAACTGAAATCGTCAAAGTCCTATCCCGacgattttttcaagaaacaaaaCGCTTCGAGTGCGAAGATGGAAGCAGCAGAAGATGGGGATAATAGTTCCTCGGGAGTAAGTTCCGACCAGGAAATCACCACCGTTTCCAGTTCAGAGTACCATACAACCACCGATGCTGCTCTTAAAATTCAAAGGCCACAAGCCA GTCTTCTTAAAAGACACGCAGTCTCTCTGGCCCAATTACCGCCCCCGATTGAAAACGAAAACGAcgaaaaagaagaattttgTTTACCACCCCCTCCAGAGTTCAACGAAAGTCAAGCGGCTCTAATGACAGCCGAAGAACTTGTTGTAGCTCCTCCACCTCAGTTCAGCGATAACCGACAGGTTACCAGG GTTCGAATAGTCGGTGCTGTTCCTAAAGGGGTTCCTGCACTCAACAAAGCTCAACCAAAAATGAAGCAAGGCCGTCTACATAGCCAATAA